The genomic interval tagccattaatatccaaacccctggcaacaaaagtgagtacacgccTTTCAAAAAACTTACATccctaaatatccaaattgagtactgcttgtccttttcccaccaaaatgtcatgtgactcgttacaggactgCTGTCAGAATTGCTGCAGAAattaaagaggtggggggtcagcctgttagtgctcagaccatacgcagcactctacatcaaattggtgtgcatggctgtcaccccaggaggaagcctcttctgaagacggtacacaagaaagcccactcgtctcatcagaccataggacatggttccagtaatccatgtgctgtgttgacatgtcttcagcaaactgtttgcgggctttcttgtataTATTCTATACAGGAATTGTGTATCCTCTTCACAAAATTTCCAGGTCATGTAAACATGAccaattatatatttaaatcaGTGCCACTCCTctgctgtttttttaattggcaaatgTTTGGCAACCAGTTCAAGGTGTAACCTGCTTCCTTCCTGCCCGTTGTTAACTGGGATAGGCTCAAGCACccttcgtgaggataagcggttcggAAGATAAATGAATGAAGGATGAAttaatttatatacacaaataaaTGACTGGAAGCTGCAGAAgatttctgtaaatgaatttaaatgATTTAACATAAGTTTTAAGAGCAGCCAGTGACAAATTAAAATCTTTTTGATGATTTAACTACAAATATAGATACAATAAATCTTTATGAACTTGACGGTACACAGATTTTAATGGCTGAGAATTGTTTTATCAATATTCATTACAACTTTGAATTCACCACAGCATTAGCCTAGGTTATTGACTATGCCAACTTCCATAATAATTTTATTGACAACATTTCCATCGGAACGGAAATCTATCATAACCTGAGGACAACCtgtaattgttttcacacaaaaaaaaaaataaagctcacATACCTGTCATAGTCAGTGTTTTTATCTGGGGACAAAAACGACTCTGGTTCCTCGTAAATGCCATCATCATTGTACAAACTCTGCCAGGTAACACTGGAACCCTCCGAGCCACCAAAGTAGATGTTCTCGTAGTCTGTTATCTCTTCATAAAAGCAAATGTTTTCATAGTTTGCGTCCTGTTCGTTGGTGGGACACAATTCCTCACAGTCTACACTTTGTTCCACTCCGACCAGAGGGCAggaatacttgttttccactgcGAGAGCGCATTGAAGATCATGGGGTATGTCCTGATCATTGGACTCCAGTGTCTGGGATCCTTTAGTCATGAGCTTAGGCAGCATCATGACAGACAGCTTTAGATCCAGCAGCTTTCTGAAAGAGCTCCTTCTTCCTTCAGATCGGACCAAGTCTATACCAGAGAAGGACCTGGGTCTCTGTTTGCCCGAGGTTGCCGCTGGGGTACTTTCATGTGTTGTTTTCGTCTTTTCTGGAAGCAAAGGAAGATCTGCCATGACAATCTTCTGACTTTTCACATTAATTCCTGATTTCAGTTCCTTTCCTACATCAAGGGATTCAGTCTTCTTCATCCACGACATTGGGCTGTTGTTTCTTCGGGGCTTTGTAGGAACTAGCTTGACTGCTCCAAAGTTATTGCCTGGACTGTTGGAGCGAAAATTGACATCTGTCTGGTCTTTGCTGGCGGTCACCAGATTACGGGTTCCTTTAGATTCTACCTCCAGCTCCTCCTCTTCCTTATCAACAGATAGCTCCATATCATAGATGGTACTGTCCCAGCCCAGGTCTTCTTCTTCCACGTTGTTTTGGAGCATTGACTGAGCAGGACTTGGTGCATTTTCAGGTGCAGAGAGATAAGGTATTTTCCTGGGCGTAGGAGCTGGTGTTGAGGCAGATGATAACGATGTTCTGTTTTCACCAGCAGTCACATTGACAGATGAGGATGCCCTGCCTTTTCCTTCAGATGACACCTTCAACTCATTCATTTTTCTCCCTTCCTGGACAGTTATCTCCGCTTTCTCCTCCACCTTTTCCTGATGGGCCAGAAAGGCGTTTTTGGGTTTCCGTGGCACCGGAACAGGGACATGTTTACTAGGGGTCgctagttgttgtttttgttcaaaACGATTGGTTTCTCCCACTGGAACATGATTGGTATCATCCCGGGTAATCACATTACAGTTTGCCTCATTGTTCACAGTTCTGAAAGGAAGTAGTTTAACATTAATATGAGGACTggaggtatttaaatttttgttgagaCACTTGTCTAAAGCATGTGAAGATTCTCGAGGAGGGTTATGGTTTGGGAGCTGGCCATTAGCAGTTAGCACatgtgtgacttttctttttgtattaTCTGTCTTTCTTTCTGGAGATGTGTTCTTTTCATTCTCCACACTCTTCACAATTGGAAaagttttaaagtctttttctaCTTTGTCAATGTGATTGTCGCGGATGCAGCGGCAGTCTTTTTGGTTACATAGACAAATGGGGATAATATAATCCCAGTTTGGCTTTTTGCTGTCGTTTTGCATTCCATTTTGAGTGTTAAGCCGGCCGACCATCTGTGGGGGTGTCGTGATTGTAGTAGGAAGGATCTTTGAAGCAATAGGTTTGGAGTTCAGCTTGGAAGGGTTGGGTTTTGGTGCCAGCATCGGTTTTACCCTCTGCGGCTGGCCAGCAGCCTGGTTCGATAGGGCATATTTTCCAGGTGTCAACGCAGACACTGGCTGGAGCTGGGATAGATTGGGTTTAGGGGCCAATGGTGGCTTGTTCATACCTGAGGAGACAcagaagatttaaaaaaaaaaatgataataataataacaatgctCAATGTCCCAAAGGTCGTAAAATTTACAAGCTAACACAAATTTGGAGAATAAGGCTCACAAGTAGCAAAAATAATTTCCTCATTGATACAACAAGAACCTCATATTCCAAACAAGAATGAATGTAATCAGTGTTCTGTGTTCCTCAGGTGTCATTAAAAGCTCCTGTTACACAGAGAACCGGTAAAATAGCCACATTATTAAGAACAGACAAGCCATCTCTGAGATGATTTTTATTCTGTAAAATACCCAGGAAAAATGGATTTATATAAGTGGCACTTTTACCAGTCCAAATCCTCTTTGTAATGTGAATGCTCTACAAAGCAACAGCCAGgaaaaagcaagaaaaaaaaaaacattttataacaTCAGTTTAAAACAGGAGTCTCAAACAGATTCCACAAAGCGCCGCAGTGGGAGCGGATTTTCATTCCAACAGATACAGCacagacagtataacccagggaTGGGCAaaatattccacaaagggccacagtgcatgtgtgtgtgtgtattttcattgtgacccatcaagaggacatcTTTTCACCCATCTGGTGTCCTACAACTGCAGTGAGTTGATTGCAGTAAGGTGCTTCTCGTTTCTCCAGACCCCACATTGGGTAAActgcctgtgctggatcagttgtaacGAAgaacaggacccactgcggcccttgacgaccggtttgcccacccctggtataACCAATTAGGTTTCTGCTAAAGCAAATAGTACCTGACTggtatcaactgattacacatgtaaaacacctgattggtgaaaaggtgtcttcTTGTTTGATTGGAATGACAACCCGCACCCAATGTGGCAATTTTTGGaatcggtttgagaccactcgtCCAAAAGGTTCTACTCATAAAAGGTAAGTACAGCATTGTTTGAACAATTTACTCATTCTTTGCATTTCAAATAAGAATGGGGGTTTTTCCCTAACAATATAAGCACCACCAAAATAATGagtatactttttttccacctgAACAAAAACGGATTTTGTTTGGAGCACTTTCCAAAGTAAGTGGCAGGAGTATTTTGGGCTCACCAAAAGCACAACTTTGATACAAAGGAGAAAAGAAGACAAGCTTtatgtgaaaagaaaaatccataAACAGTGGCTTTGATGATAATATGTTATGCTTTTGTGACATTTCACAATATGAAACCACACTCTAGCTTAAAGGTAGCTTAAAGGTTTTATGCTTGTGAGTTCGATCCAGTTCCAAGATTCAAAGTGGTAAAAAGTGCTAATGAAAGGGATTGCATTGGATTTTTGAGATTCCGCTGTAATGTAAAATCTGACATGCCAACCAGGATATTCAAAAATGCATTTTCAATCCGTTTACAGATAGATGCCAGATGTTGCCCAGTGGGTGGTGGGGGCAGGGGGCACTGTTTGAACTCTTGAAAGCTGCTTTGCAAACACTGATCCTAACCTATAGTTGAAAATGCCCCAGGCGGGAGTTCTGATATTGTTTGGATTTTTCTGTATAACCCCACGTTAAGTAATCCATCTAATGGTTTACGTCAGCAGGTTGAGGATGAGCAGTGGGAGGAATTGTTGTGTGATGGGGGAGGGGGTGTCATAGATTTTGGAGGGGAGTCAGGCAAACTGATACTACAGTATTTGCAAAACTGGTGGACTAAACACCTATAAGACCAGAAGTTTATGTCTTTCCCACTTTTAGCAGTTGGTAAATAAAAGGTTGATGTGATGATTAATACATAGATGGAATGTGTTCAACAAAGGTGGGAGACACGGCTGTGTAAAGAGCCTGCTCTGGTTTACAAACTTGGTAGTGTAGGGGATCAGCTAAAAAggcaaaaaattaaatgtacaGCAAGTAAACACAACtgtaataaatgtgcacaaatggAATAGGAAGTAAAAAAGTAATGCATTTTCAGGAcaaatttttaatacattttttgtgggaaaatgtaTTTACATTAATGTCTAACATAGTGCTTCTCAGAGCGTGGTACTAGTATTTTGTAGAATTACTAATTTTGAtggaaatataaatatatatgcatataaaTTATTACCTTTATAACATGAAATACCAATAGACAGAATGAAGCTCATTGCTATGCAAACACCCAGTTTAAAATTTTTGTATCAAATGAAGCATTTTATGTCAAGTATATACTTAAGTGCAGTTCAGATCTATTCAACTTCATTCAACTTTTAAGTGCAGTACAAATTATTCATTTCATCTAATGACCTGTTTCACTTTCAATATTTAAAGATAAATATCTTTGGGATTGAAATGCATTGTTTTTTCTCCCCCACCACCATAATATTTAAGTGCTGTGTCATTTTGAAAACCGTCCATGTTTTAATGGCTTACAAAAATTCCATACAGATGATTGTGTAAACATGCACCAAATGGACAGCAAAATTATAAGCTTTGCATAGGATTTCAGCCAAATTAAATGAACTAAAATAAAGTACCTACATcgtaaaaatattaaaacagtTTGAAAAATACTCTCCCCCCGgaccttgagtttgacaccagtgACTAGACACTAGAATGAATTTTTAAATTGTCTTCATTTGGTTGGGGAAAGCGATGTAAACATCAAAGAGGCGACCATTTGTATTCAtcaagaaatttaaaaaaaaaaaaaaaaaaaagtcaggttTCGTAAATTAAGTAAACAGCGTAAACATCAATCAACGAGAAGTGCAGTTCCTCTTACCTGACTTCATCGCGTCAGTCCGTCGACTTttctacaaataaaaaaatcgtCCTTCATGTCCGGCTACAAACTTCCAAGACGTCGAGTCAACCTATGTTGTACACTGTGGACCTTTCTGCTTGGCTGTagtcgagagaaaaaaaactgtgacaacAGTAAATTGTTTGCTTCGACTTATCTAAGCAAGTGAATGACTGAAGTGGATTTGAGCACTCACTCAGCTTCCTGCATGTAGACATATTAACAACACTTAGGGGGCGCCAGAAAGCAGCAAAATATGTATCGTGTCAGTCTTCGTGATTTATGATTAAAATATGTGGTGATGCCTTGAAAGCGAATGCCTCAAATACATACAACTGGCGGTGCATGGGGAAATAAACAGGGTTCTACCATAGCAACTCCTTTTGAAATACAGGTTCTTGAACAAAACTTTACAGTATTAAGTCTTTCTTCAGAGGGTATTCAAAGTGATTTCTTCACATTGCCAAAATGGCACAAGGTTGTGTAAGGTCTGTtggctggatttaaaaaaaaaaaaaaaaaaactgctctgATTTACCTGGTGACCAATCCCAGTcatagaaagaaagaaagaaaaaacactgCCCTGATTTACTTGGTGACCAATCCCGGTCTTCAGTAttatagaaaatggatggatggatagaatcCAGAAAAGTGCAACAAGGAACCACAACCCAACTTCCTGCTGGTGTCTACATAATCTTTATGCAAATACTTTATGCTATAAATATGCTGTATGAATGAAAATTGTGATCATTACCCCATTTGTTTACttgtcaaatgttactgtgacaCAAACATGATACATTTATAGAAATTTACTAGAATTTGATTGCACAATCATGTCCAACCATCTAGTCATGTGTACTGTGAACATTTTTGTCACACAAGATTTCACATATTTTTCTCATTgctattttaaacatttttacaaGGGCTTGATGAGTTGCCACGTCAAATAAAGCTTCCATGTCTATATTTGTTATATGGGTGAGGAAGTGCAACTCAAAGACCGCAACAAAAACGCATGACACTTTCACGATGTAATTTTTAAACATCAGGCAATTTGATAAAGAACAGAGAGTAAACAGACTGTGTGATGCATTTCTAAATTCTAAAGGAGAGTAATGCCAAACTTTAAAAAACCTGAAAACACAATCTAATGAGATCTGTAACAAGACCTGTTGAAAGTCAATAATTCAACTGACAATAGCAAAGTCGTAGTCAAATAAGTCATCGAGTAAAATAGCTGACACCATGATTTCTGGGCATGAGTTGAGGCCTATTGCAGTTCGTTGAGTCTTGCTATTTTGTATTTGTGCGTTTGGTCTGTTCAATAAACTCCTAAaggtgcataataataataatataaagtaGCTTTCCTTGCCGTCATGTAACGGCATTAAAAGCTCAAGAGTTTAGGTATTATATGcacagcaaaaacaaaatagttatACTAGTATGCATTGAAATTTTTATTCTGTTCATTCCCAATGAAAAACgacacattaaaaaataaaacacaaaagaacaatacaacaataaaaacaatattaaacaattaaaaatgctgcaaataggtgttctgtgTTATGAGTATGTCCttgtgttgtgtgcagcttgtcTGATTTATTGTGGAGCCTAATTGCCTGTGggaaaaatataaaacaaaaaaaaaacgtgactgTACCACTATCCAGTACAGAACAAATCTCTTGGATTGGATAACAAAACTCTTGGATTGGATTACATAAGAGTATTTAAACTGTACATTGTATGGTGAATATTCTACACAGCCCATAAAACAGTCAACAACAATatttaaaagtcattaaatttATTGCCTCGGTGTTCTTCATGAGAAGTTCCAAAAATATTTCCCACACTACGTTTCCGTTCCCATTTTGCTCActtcctaatttattttttattcatttatttttcaataaatgTAATTGTATTGTGGGAAATATAATTCACACCAAAGCATCTTAAAAATATTTGCCAGTATATTTACACCTCTGATTCAGTCACAAGTTTCGGTGGCATAGTCTTTTTCTGGTGAGTGAGTCATTGTGATGTCATTATTTAGCCTATGTGCTGATCCTTCCACGTTATTTGCGTCTGAGACGTCAGAGGAACTCACGCTGACCTTTGCACTCTCGCTGCAAAGTATGAAGGATTACGATTACGTGAGCATATTCATCTTTCAAGTTGCAGAATTGGTCCAGTCCTACCTGAATTTATAATCTGGAGGGAGACTCACACCCAACCTgtagtcctccctggttctcacgatt from Corythoichthys intestinalis isolate RoL2023-P3 chromosome 5, ASM3026506v1, whole genome shotgun sequence carries:
- the LOC130916082 gene encoding FYVE, RhoGEF and PH domain-containing protein 6-like, which produces MKSGMNKPPLAPKPNLSQLQPVSALTPGKYALSNQAAGQPQRVKPMLAPKPNPSKLNSKPIASKILPTTITTPPQMVGRLNTQNGMQNDSKKPNWDYIIPICLCNQKDCRCIRDNHIDKVEKDFKTFPIVKSVENEKNTSPERKTDNTKRKVTHVLTANGQLPNHNPPRESSHALDKCLNKNLNTSSPHINVKLLPFRTVNNEANCNVITRDDTNHVPVGETNRFEQKQQLATPSKHVPVPVPRKPKNAFLAHQEKVEEKAEITVQEGRKMNELKVSSEGKGRASSSVNVTAGENRTSLSSASTPAPTPRKIPYLSAPENAPSPAQSMLQNNVEEEDLGWDSTIYDMELSVDKEEEELEVESKGTRNLVTASKDQTDVNFRSNSPGNNFGAVKLVPTKPRRNNSPMSWMKKTESLDVGKELKSGINVKSQKIVMADLPLLPEKTKTTHESTPAATSGKQRPRSFSGIDLVRSEGRRSSFRKLLDLKLSVMMLPKLMTKGSQTLESNDQDIPHDLQCALAVENKYSCPLVGVEQSVDCEELCPTNEQDANYENICFYEEITDYENIYFGGSEGSSVTWQSLYNDDGIYEEPESFLSPDKNTDYDRSSIDEEVDDGASDDDFMISFSDVEAEDDSSVSSKGDHELPEESATQSGPRMTKIHHIATEIMTSEKVFVDVLKLLHVDFRDAVDKASQQNGKPVIEERLLNQILYYLPQLYELNQDLLQELQNRLAKWDENKKLADIFLKKGPYLKMYSTYIREFDKNVALLEEQSKKNPLFGAVVREFEADPRCANLALKHYLLKPIQRIPQYQLLLRDYLKNLSKDSADYKDTQTALAIVKEVANHANDIMKQGDNFQKLIQVQCSLNGHHEIVQPGRIFLKEGMLNKLSRKVMHPRMFFLFNDILLYTTPVQSGQYKFNSMLSLAGMKVSKPSQEACQNEFLIESVERSFILSASSASERDEWLEVISTAISDYTKKKITFISGKSFDEVQLSDGADGASLGAKAPIWIPDPRATMCMICTCEFTLTWRRHHCRACGKVVCQSCSSNKQSLEYLKNQLARVCDQCYLVLREQKSEEDASAAALPKAPFTFSRKQKRIPAALKEVSASTDNPSMSGYLQRSKGKKKQGKRLWFVIKDKVLYTYAASEDVAALESQPLLGFVLKADSSQKLQFKLYHKNTLYYNFKADDIQTAQRWINTFRESAVL